From one Alicyclobacillus acidocaldarius subsp. acidocaldarius Tc-4-1 genomic stretch:
- the cas2 gene encoding CRISPR-associated endonuclease Cas2, whose amino-acid sequence MYYIVTYDVATDTREGQRRLRRVAQACEGYGQRVQKSVFECVLDELRYVELVHRLGAIIRRDEDSVRIYRTQDFTKSSLLVLGRNLGLDLNGPWTV is encoded by the coding sequence GTGTACTACATTGTCACGTACGACGTCGCCACAGACACCCGGGAGGGGCAAAGGCGCTTGCGCCGCGTCGCGCAGGCGTGCGAGGGTTACGGCCAGCGCGTCCAGAAGTCGGTCTTCGAGTGCGTGCTCGACGAGCTGCGGTACGTGGAGCTCGTGCACCGGCTCGGAGCCATCATTCGGAGGGACGAGGACAGTGTGCGCATCTATCGGACGCAGGACTTCACGAAGAGCAGCCTGCTCGTGCTGGGGCGAAATCTTGGGCTCGATCTCAACGGGCCCTGGACGGTGTAG
- the cas1c gene encoding type I-C CRISPR-associated endonuclease Cas1c, whose product MPPVMLKTLFVQRDGAVVRIHQDTVLVTLEGETLLRVPLHMIESIVGIGRVSFTSPLLERCAADGRSVVRMTRGGRFLYRIEGRLSGNVLLRAAQYEAARSPEKSLAIMRAIVAGKVHNQRQLLLKASRDLADPADRAAARAAADDLARELRKLPSASHPDEVRGIEGVTARRYFAALRHLLVSSVREVLTFDGRNRRPPRDPVNAVLSFLYTMLTRDAESALLGVGLDPQIGFLHTLRPGRPSLALDLIEEMRPILADRVMLSLFNRRQLQPSDFEVLPGGAIELGEAGRRAVFAEWDRRKQAEIEHPLLKQPVTYGRLLDVQARMLARAIRSQGPGYTPFLYRG is encoded by the coding sequence ATGCCGCCTGTGATGCTGAAGACGCTGTTCGTGCAGCGCGACGGCGCCGTGGTGCGCATCCACCAGGACACCGTGCTCGTCACGCTGGAGGGCGAGACGCTCCTGCGCGTGCCTTTGCACATGATTGAGTCCATCGTCGGCATCGGCCGCGTGTCGTTCACCAGCCCGCTGCTTGAGCGCTGCGCCGCCGACGGCCGATCCGTCGTCCGCATGACCCGCGGCGGGCGCTTCCTGTATCGGATTGAGGGCAGGCTGTCCGGCAACGTCCTCCTCCGCGCTGCCCAATACGAGGCTGCCCGCTCCCCCGAGAAGTCGCTCGCCATCATGCGCGCCATCGTCGCCGGGAAAGTCCATAACCAGCGCCAACTTCTGCTCAAGGCTTCGCGCGATCTCGCCGACCCCGCCGATCGCGCCGCCGCCCGCGCCGCCGCCGACGATCTCGCCCGCGAACTCCGCAAGTTGCCATCCGCGTCCCACCCCGATGAGGTGCGTGGCATCGAGGGCGTGACCGCTCGTCGCTATTTCGCGGCTCTCCGTCACCTGCTCGTCTCGAGCGTGCGGGAGGTCCTGACGTTCGACGGCCGCAACCGCCGTCCCCCGCGCGATCCCGTCAACGCCGTCCTGTCCTTCCTCTACACCATGCTCACCCGCGACGCGGAGAGCGCGCTGCTCGGGGTGGGGCTGGATCCGCAGATCGGCTTTCTGCACACCCTGCGCCCGGGCCGCCCGTCGCTCGCGCTCGACCTCATCGAGGAGATGCGACCCATCCTGGCCGATCGCGTCATGCTGTCGCTCTTCAACCGCCGCCAGCTCCAGCCCTCCGACTTCGAGGTCCTGCCGGGCGGCGCCATCGAGCTCGGCGAGGCCGGCCGCAGGGCCGTGTTTGCGGAGTGGGATCGAAGGAAGCAGGCGGAAATCGAGCACCCGCTGTTGAAGCAGCCGGTGACCTACGGCCGGCTGCTGGACGTGCAGGCGAGAATGCTCGCTCGCGCCATCCGGTCGCAAGGCCCCGGCTACACGCCGTTTCTGTATCGGGGTTAG
- the cas4 gene encoding CRISPR-associated protein Cas4: protein MDDDWLIPVSALQHYAYCPRQCALIHVEQTFLENELTTNGHFLHQRVDEDHVFSSRGHKVITGMRVWSERLGLIGRCDAVELHGETPYPIEFKHGKARRSRSQQVQLCAQALCLEEMFDTPVPEGAIFHIHSHRRSRVIVDDALRALTLGVIARVREMFLRNEVPPPVADRRCLRCSLQPVCLPHWSKLRSDASFWRAIEQDLGGETSCRL, encoded by the coding sequence ATGGATGACGACTGGCTCATTCCTGTCTCCGCGCTGCAACACTACGCGTATTGCCCACGCCAGTGCGCTCTCATCCACGTGGAGCAGACGTTTCTGGAGAACGAACTAACGACAAACGGCCATTTTCTGCACCAGCGCGTGGACGAGGATCACGTGTTCTCCTCCAGGGGGCACAAGGTCATCACCGGGATGCGCGTCTGGTCGGAGCGCCTCGGCCTGATCGGCCGCTGCGACGCCGTCGAGTTGCACGGTGAGACGCCCTATCCCATCGAGTTCAAGCACGGCAAGGCGCGTCGCAGCCGTTCGCAGCAGGTTCAGCTTTGTGCTCAGGCCCTCTGCCTTGAGGAGATGTTCGACACTCCCGTCCCCGAAGGAGCCATCTTCCACATCCACAGCCACCGGCGATCGCGCGTGATCGTCGACGATGCGCTCCGCGCGCTGACTCTCGGCGTGATCGCACGTGTCCGCGAGATGTTCCTGCGGAACGAGGTGCCGCCGCCCGTGGCGGATCGCCGCTGCCTGCGCTGCTCGCTTCAACCGGTTTGTCTGCCGCATTGGTCCAAGCTGCGATCGGACGCCTCGTTCTGGCGGGCCATTGAGCAAGATCTCGGAGGTGAGACCTCATGCCGCCTGTGA
- a CDS encoding IS607 family transposase, whose translation MKLSDWARKNGITYKTAWRWVKEGRMPVPFEQTPSGTILVREPESSTANAVALYARVSSADQKDDLDRQIARLMEFATEQKLVVFKAVTEIGSGLNGHRPKLMKLLSNPDAHTIVVEHRDRLMRFGFEYVEAALAAQGRRILVVEPGEVKDDLVQDMIEVLTSFCARLYGRRSARHRAKRALEVFKREDSSGVSV comes from the coding sequence ATGAAACTCAGTGATTGGGCAAGAAAGAACGGAATTACGTACAAGACCGCCTGGCGTTGGGTCAAAGAAGGCCGGATGCCCGTGCCTTTTGAGCAAACTCCTTCGGGCACCATCCTTGTTCGCGAACCCGAGTCTTCCACGGCGAATGCCGTGGCCTTGTATGCGCGCGTGTCAAGCGCCGACCAAAAAGACGATTTGGATCGCCAAATCGCACGGCTCATGGAATTTGCAACGGAACAGAAGCTTGTCGTGTTCAAGGCGGTTACGGAAATTGGTTCGGGACTCAACGGACATCGACCTAAGCTCATGAAACTACTGTCCAATCCAGATGCGCATACGATTGTGGTGGAGCATCGAGATCGGCTCATGCGGTTCGGGTTTGAATACGTCGAGGCGGCTTTGGCGGCTCAAGGCCGACGAATCCTCGTCGTGGAGCCAGGCGAGGTCAAGGACGACTTGGTGCAAGACATGATCGAAGTCCTCACGTCGTTTTGCGCGCGGTTGTACGGGCGACGTTCCGCTCGTCACCGCGCCAAGCGCGCTTTGGAGGTTTTCAAACGTGAAGATTCATCGGGCGTATCGGTATGA
- a CDS encoding RNA-guided endonuclease InsQ/TnpB family protein has protein sequence MKIHRAYRYELAPNRMQRSLLAKHAGAARFAYNWGLARRIALYEETGQSTNAIEQHRELNRLKKTDFPWMYEVSKCAPQEALRDLDRAFQHFFRGLKEGRRVGFPRFKKKGRDDSFRLTGSIRVLDNAIQLPRLGRIRLKEKPHVEGRILSATVKREADRWYVSLSAETEIPDPVPPSGEPVDVDLGVSWFLTLSDGTKIEAPKPLARYLRRLRRLSKRHSRKKPGSRNRRKSALALARLHRKIRNIRQDFLHKVTTELAKTKRVIVIEDLHVRGMVQNRALARAISDVGFGEFRRMLTYKCTWYGSELIVAPRFYASSKTCSACGYVISELPLSVREWTCPACSTRHDRDINAAKNLLRIGTASSAGSDACGDPSGGAALGC, from the coding sequence GTGAAGATTCATCGGGCGTATCGGTATGAGTTGGCGCCGAATCGGATGCAACGGAGCCTGCTTGCCAAGCACGCAGGTGCGGCCCGATTTGCGTACAATTGGGGGCTTGCCAGACGCATCGCGCTCTATGAAGAGACGGGGCAAAGCACGAACGCCATCGAACAGCATCGGGAACTCAACCGCCTGAAGAAAACCGACTTCCCGTGGATGTACGAGGTCTCCAAATGCGCCCCGCAGGAAGCGCTGCGGGACTTGGATCGCGCGTTTCAACACTTTTTTCGCGGGTTGAAGGAGGGACGCAGGGTCGGATTCCCTCGCTTCAAGAAAAAAGGGCGCGACGATTCATTTCGCCTGACGGGTTCGATTCGCGTCTTGGACAACGCCATACAACTGCCTCGGCTCGGGCGGATTCGGCTGAAAGAAAAACCGCATGTCGAAGGCCGAATCCTGTCGGCGACGGTCAAGCGGGAGGCGGACCGATGGTATGTGAGTTTGTCGGCAGAAACGGAGATTCCGGACCCTGTTCCACCTTCGGGCGAGCCGGTGGATGTGGATCTGGGGGTCTCGTGGTTTTTGACGTTGTCTGACGGGACGAAAATCGAGGCGCCAAAGCCGCTCGCCCGATACCTTCGCCGCTTAAGGCGGTTATCGAAGCGGCATAGCCGAAAGAAACCAGGCTCGCGAAATCGGCGGAAGTCGGCGCTGGCGCTTGCTCGGCTGCACCGGAAGATCCGCAACATACGTCAGGACTTTTTGCACAAAGTGACGACGGAGCTCGCGAAAACCAAGCGAGTGATCGTCATCGAAGACCTGCATGTGCGAGGCATGGTGCAGAATCGAGCGTTGGCGCGAGCCATTTCGGACGTGGGTTTTGGCGAGTTTCGACGAATGCTAACGTACAAGTGTACGTGGTACGGCTCGGAACTCATCGTGGCACCACGGTTTTACGCGAGCAGCAAGACGTGCTCGGCGTGCGGGTACGTGATAAGCGAGCTGCCATTGTCGGTGCGGGAGTGGACGTGCCCGGCGTGCAGCACGCGGCATGACCGCGACATCAACGCAGCGAAAAATCTTTTGAGAATTGGTACCGCGAGTTCCGCGGGAAGTGACGCCTGTGGAGATCCCTCTGGCGGGGCGGCCTTGGGCTGCTAG
- the thiC gene encoding phosphomethylpyrimidine synthase ThiC, producing MTTGFDPYFPSSRKVYIGGARPDLRVPMREIALEATSSSAGLRPNDPIRVYDTSGPYTDPDIKVDPRRGLPALRARWIDERADTEWKEPSRPLEADPSLIPFERRVRRAKPGRIVTQMHYAKRGIVTPEMEFVAIREGMDPEFVRDEVARGRAIIPANINHPELEPMIIGRKFHVKVNANIGNSIVSSSLEEEVEKMRWAILWGADTVMDLSTGRHIHETREWILRNSPVPIGTVPIYQALEKVGGSIPDLSWEVYRDTLIEQAEQGVDYFTIHAGVLLRYIPLTANRVTGIVSRGGSIMAAWCLAHHEENFLYTHFDEICEILAAYDVSISLGDGLRPGAIADANDEAQFAELETLGELTKRAWAHDVQVMIEGPGHIPMHKIEENVVREREICHDAPFYTLGPIVTDIAPGYDHITSAIGAAMIAWHGTAMLCYVTPKEHLGLPNRDDVKEGLIAYKIAAHAADVAKGHPRAQHWDDALSKARFEFRWRDQFHLALDPIRAESFHDETLPAEPAKTAHFCSMCGPKFCSMRITQDLRAYAEAHGLTPDDAIAVGMRERAEAFRAKGRDVYR from the coding sequence ATGACCACTGGTTTTGACCCCTATTTCCCGTCGAGTAGGAAGGTGTACATTGGGGGGGCGCGTCCCGATCTGCGCGTGCCCATGCGCGAGATCGCCCTGGAAGCGACGAGCTCCTCTGCGGGGCTTCGGCCCAACGATCCTATTCGCGTGTACGACACCAGCGGGCCTTACACGGATCCCGACATCAAGGTCGATCCGCGGCGTGGACTTCCCGCGCTTCGCGCGCGGTGGATCGACGAACGCGCGGACACGGAATGGAAGGAGCCGTCGCGCCCGCTCGAGGCTGATCCGAGCCTGATCCCCTTCGAACGCAGGGTGCGACGCGCCAAGCCGGGACGGATCGTCACGCAGATGCACTACGCAAAGCGAGGCATCGTCACGCCGGAGATGGAATTTGTAGCTATTCGCGAAGGCATGGATCCGGAATTCGTTCGAGACGAGGTGGCGCGCGGGCGGGCGATCATTCCTGCCAATATCAACCACCCTGAACTGGAACCGATGATCATCGGCCGCAAGTTCCACGTGAAGGTGAACGCGAACATCGGCAACTCCATCGTGTCGTCGTCACTGGAGGAAGAGGTGGAGAAGATGCGCTGGGCCATCCTCTGGGGCGCCGACACGGTCATGGATCTTTCGACCGGCCGGCACATTCACGAGACGCGCGAGTGGATTCTGCGAAACTCGCCCGTTCCCATCGGCACAGTGCCTATCTATCAGGCGCTGGAGAAGGTGGGCGGCAGCATCCCGGATCTCTCGTGGGAGGTGTACCGCGACACCCTCATTGAGCAGGCCGAGCAGGGCGTCGACTATTTCACCATTCACGCTGGCGTGCTGCTTCGGTACATCCCGCTCACGGCCAATCGGGTCACGGGCATCGTCTCGCGCGGCGGATCGATCATGGCAGCCTGGTGTTTGGCGCACCACGAGGAGAACTTTCTCTACACGCATTTCGACGAGATCTGCGAGATCTTGGCGGCTTACGATGTGTCTATCTCGCTCGGCGACGGCCTGAGGCCGGGAGCGATTGCGGATGCCAACGACGAGGCTCAGTTCGCCGAACTAGAGACGCTCGGCGAATTGACCAAGCGGGCGTGGGCGCACGATGTGCAGGTTATGATTGAAGGGCCGGGGCACATTCCCATGCACAAGATTGAGGAAAACGTCGTGCGGGAGCGGGAGATCTGCCACGACGCGCCGTTCTACACGCTCGGGCCCATCGTGACAGACATTGCGCCGGGCTACGATCACATCACGTCCGCCATTGGGGCCGCGATGATCGCGTGGCACGGCACGGCCATGCTCTGCTATGTGACGCCCAAGGAGCACCTCGGGCTGCCGAATCGTGACGACGTGAAGGAAGGCTTGATCGCGTATAAAATCGCGGCCCATGCGGCCGACGTGGCCAAGGGCCATCCGCGGGCGCAGCATTGGGACGACGCCTTATCCAAGGCGCGGTTTGAGTTCCGCTGGCGCGATCAGTTTCACCTCGCGCTCGATCCCATTCGCGCAGAGAGCTTCCACGACGAGACGCTTCCTGCCGAACCGGCCAAGACGGCGCACTTCTGTTCTATGTGCGGGCCGAAGTTTTGCAGCATGCGGATCACGCAGGACCTGCGCGCCTATGCGGAAGCGCATGGGCTCACGCCGGACGACGCGATCGCGGTGGGAATGCGCGAGCGCGCAGAAGCTTTCCGGGCGAAGGGAAGGGATGTGTATCGGTGA
- a CDS encoding purine-cytosine permease family protein: MATADELRHTAQVDEAFRLETEGNGIIAEHRRHGMPRELFYVWFAAVLTFTGVVTGQLFTGVFGLNVWESLLIVLLCSISFAALGLYVATGPRAGTVTLTISRAAFGVHGGKIPAFFSWFTAVGWESVTMVLTVWAMLSLAQYVGLPSTGVGPTLVALVITLFLTYLVPILGHATLVVMQRVLAIVLAACTVLVLFAVLPDVKWNFNPPASALAAHGVFPTFLLALSVGLASTFYGWANFAADYSRYLPKETKTSRMVWATFLGGGLANFIMMGLGVVLGTVISAKAFSANPVMAIAKAIPEWAAIPFLIVVVLGDICANYLNAYSSGMSFLSMGIRLKRHFAVALDGAICTAIGIYALFFSNNFVDFFENFLDLMITVMGPWAAIYIVHHFAVRGRYAADDLVDASPTSAYWYNGGFNWRAIVAFVVGAVATFLSVNSALWQSPLTNAWFGGADVSAYAAPIVTGLVYLLLIAPRRERVKAPKAEVKAS; the protein is encoded by the coding sequence ATGGCCACCGCGGACGAGCTTCGTCATACGGCACAGGTCGACGAGGCGTTTCGGCTTGAGACGGAGGGCAACGGCATCATCGCGGAGCACCGCCGGCATGGAATGCCTCGAGAATTATTCTATGTGTGGTTTGCTGCAGTTCTGACCTTCACCGGTGTCGTGACTGGGCAGCTCTTCACCGGTGTCTTCGGACTCAATGTGTGGGAGAGCTTGCTCATTGTCCTGTTGTGCTCCATCTCCTTTGCGGCGCTCGGGCTTTACGTGGCGACGGGGCCGCGCGCGGGCACCGTCACTCTCACCATCTCCCGCGCCGCGTTCGGCGTGCACGGCGGCAAAATTCCCGCGTTTTTCAGCTGGTTCACTGCCGTCGGCTGGGAGAGCGTGACCATGGTGCTCACGGTCTGGGCGATGTTGAGCCTTGCGCAGTACGTTGGCCTGCCTTCGACAGGCGTTGGGCCGACGCTCGTTGCGCTGGTCATCACCCTGTTCCTGACCTACCTCGTTCCAATTCTGGGCCACGCGACGCTCGTCGTCATGCAGCGCGTCCTTGCCATCGTTCTTGCGGCGTGCACGGTGCTCGTGCTCTTCGCTGTGCTGCCCGACGTCAAATGGAATTTCAACCCGCCTGCGAGCGCGCTTGCTGCGCACGGTGTGTTCCCGACCTTCCTGCTCGCGCTCTCCGTCGGGTTGGCGAGCACGTTCTACGGTTGGGCGAACTTCGCGGCTGACTATTCTCGCTACTTGCCAAAGGAGACCAAGACGAGCCGCATGGTCTGGGCGACGTTCCTTGGGGGCGGCCTCGCGAACTTCATCATGATGGGGCTCGGGGTTGTGCTGGGAACCGTCATCAGTGCCAAGGCGTTCTCCGCCAACCCCGTGATGGCCATCGCGAAGGCCATTCCCGAGTGGGCGGCCATCCCGTTTCTCATCGTTGTAGTGCTCGGCGACATCTGCGCGAACTACCTGAACGCTTACAGCTCCGGCATGAGCTTCTTGTCGATGGGCATCCGGCTGAAGCGTCACTTTGCGGTCGCATTGGACGGCGCCATCTGCACGGCCATTGGCATCTACGCGCTGTTCTTCTCCAACAACTTCGTCGACTTCTTTGAGAACTTCCTGGATCTCATGATCACGGTCATGGGACCCTGGGCGGCGATTTACATCGTCCATCACTTCGCCGTTCGCGGCCGTTATGCGGCGGACGATCTCGTCGACGCTTCTCCGACATCCGCGTACTGGTATAACGGCGGCTTCAATTGGCGCGCGATTGTCGCGTTCGTGGTCGGTGCGGTTGCGACGTTCCTGTCTGTGAACAGTGCGCTGTGGCAGAGCCCGCTGACTAATGCGTGGTTTGGGGGAGCCGATGTCTCGGCTTACGCGGCGCCCATTGTCACCGGCCTCGTATACCTCCTCCTGATCGCGCCTCGGCGTGAACGGGTGAAGGCGCCGAAGGCCGAAGTGAAGGCCTCCTAA
- a CDS encoding COG4705 family protein: MSTARVSTRRIRPMVSKVPEITVWFWIVKLLTTAMGEATSDFLVLHLNKYLAVLLGAVAFGGAFWFQYRAKRYIPYIYWSFVTMVAVFGTMVADAIHIVLGVPYWASTSAFAIFLAAVFITWYRTERTLDIHSIVTRRRELFYWAAVLATFAMGTACGDMTATTLHLGYFASGILFIVLFGAPFVLKRWAGMNEIFAFWFSYVMTRPLGASLADWLGVEKAYGGLGFGRGAVALVTTVVIVVLVAYLTITSKDRSNESLVSNL, translated from the coding sequence ATGTCCACCGCGCGCGTGAGTACGCGGCGCATACGTCCGATGGTCAGCAAGGTCCCTGAGATCACCGTGTGGTTCTGGATTGTGAAGCTCCTCACGACGGCGATGGGAGAAGCGACTTCGGACTTCTTGGTCCTACACCTCAACAAGTACTTGGCGGTGCTGCTCGGCGCCGTCGCATTTGGGGGTGCCTTTTGGTTTCAATACCGCGCCAAGCGATATATCCCTTACATTTATTGGAGTTTCGTGACGATGGTGGCGGTGTTTGGAACCATGGTCGCCGACGCTATCCACATCGTCCTTGGGGTACCGTACTGGGCTTCGACTTCTGCCTTTGCCATATTCCTGGCCGCGGTGTTCATCACCTGGTATCGAACGGAACGCACGCTCGACATTCACAGCATCGTGACACGGCGGCGAGAGCTGTTCTACTGGGCTGCAGTTCTTGCCACCTTCGCCATGGGAACGGCGTGCGGGGATATGACGGCGACGACGCTTCACCTCGGGTACTTCGCCTCTGGCATTCTGTTCATCGTGCTGTTCGGCGCGCCCTTCGTGCTGAAGCGCTGGGCGGGTATGAATGAGATCTTCGCGTTTTGGTTCTCCTATGTTATGACGAGGCCGCTTGGCGCTTCCCTCGCGGACTGGCTGGGCGTCGAGAAAGCATACGGGGGGCTTGGGTTTGGCCGAGGGGCCGTTGCGCTTGTCACGACTGTCGTTATCGTCGTCCTTGTCGCGTACCTCACAATCACGTCGAAAGATCGCTCGAACGAATCCCTCGTGTCGAATTTGTAA
- a CDS encoding Dam family site-specific DNA-(adenine-N6)-methyltransferase: protein MKPFLKWAGGKYRLLPYIQRALPPGRRLIEPFVGSGAVFLNTSYDAYVLSDINADVIAVYRVLSVCGEAFIEDCRRLFVPENNSPEAYYALREEFNASRDPVRRAALFVYLNRHGYNGLCRYNAEGRFNVPFGKYRRPYFPEREMRYFREKARRAEFLCGDFRAVMRMAEPGDVVYCDPPYVPLSKTANFRQYAAQGFGEGEQRDLARIAEELADRGIPVLISNHLTPFTERAYHRAECCQLQVRRAISCQGARRGYAPEVLALFTPRSP from the coding sequence ATGAAGCCATTTCTAAAGTGGGCGGGAGGCAAGTACCGCCTTCTGCCATACATTCAGCGCGCGCTGCCACCTGGCCGGAGGTTGATAGAGCCGTTTGTTGGCTCTGGGGCTGTATTTCTGAACACGAGCTATGACGCCTACGTGCTGTCGGATATCAACGCGGACGTGATCGCCGTGTACCGCGTGTTGAGTGTGTGCGGCGAGGCGTTCATCGAGGACTGCAGGCGACTGTTTGTTCCGGAGAACAACAGTCCCGAGGCGTACTATGCGCTCAGGGAGGAGTTCAACGCCTCTCGTGATCCGGTGCGCCGCGCCGCCCTGTTTGTCTACCTGAATCGCCACGGGTACAACGGGCTTTGTAGGTACAATGCGGAAGGGCGCTTCAACGTGCCGTTTGGAAAGTACCGGCGACCGTACTTTCCCGAACGCGAGATGCGATATTTTCGCGAGAAAGCGAGGCGCGCGGAGTTCCTTTGCGGCGATTTTCGCGCGGTAATGCGCATGGCCGAACCCGGTGATGTGGTTTATTGCGATCCGCCGTATGTCCCGCTGTCAAAGACAGCAAATTTTCGCCAGTACGCGGCACAGGGCTTCGGAGAAGGCGAACAGCGCGATCTCGCCCGGATTGCGGAGGAACTTGCCGATCGTGGGATCCCGGTGCTTATCTCCAACCACCTGACGCCTTTCACAGAGCGAGCGTACCACCGTGCAGAGTGCTGTCAGCTTCAGGTCCGCCGGGCCATCAGCTGTCAGGGGGCTCGGCGCGGCTACGCACCCGAAGTTCTCGCGCTGTTCACGCCGAGATCGCCTTGA
- a CDS encoding heavy-metal-associated domain-containing protein: MVITTIRVKGMTCDGCVRSVTRALSAVEGVSHVDVSLEKGEAVVTHADSTPVSAIRTAVEEAGYDVE, encoded by the coding sequence ATGGTTATCACGACGATTCGCGTCAAGGGTATGACTTGTGACGGCTGCGTTCGCTCGGTTACACGCGCGCTTTCCGCCGTCGAAGGCGTCTCCCATGTGGACGTCAGCCTTGAAAAGGGAGAAGCTGTCGTGACCCACGCCGATTCCACACCGGTTTCTGCCATTCGAACTGCCGTCGAAGAGGCTGGCTATGATGTGGAATAG
- a CDS encoding metal-sensitive transcriptional regulator → MEESHEHTHSYGPMKADLSRRLRRIEGQVRGLQKMVEEDRYCVDILVQIAAVKSALHQVGLSILESHTRGCVAEALQQRDREQEKVDELIQVLRQFTKL, encoded by the coding sequence GTGGAAGAATCGCATGAACACACGCACAGCTATGGACCCATGAAGGCGGACTTGAGCCGGCGCCTCCGCCGAATCGAGGGCCAAGTGCGCGGATTGCAGAAAATGGTGGAGGAAGATCGCTACTGCGTGGATATTCTCGTCCAGATCGCCGCCGTGAAGAGTGCCCTGCATCAGGTGGGACTGTCGATCCTGGAGTCTCACACACGGGGCTGCGTGGCGGAGGCATTGCAGCAGCGGGATCGCGAACAGGAGAAAGTGGACGAGCTGATTCAGGTGCTTCGACAGTTCACGAAGCTGTGA
- a CDS encoding Asp23/Gls24 family envelope stress response protein, giving the protein MANLEYTLAESGTIHIAEDVIQTIAGVALSEIDGVAKTGGSAVSGLAEQITGRRNLTRGVKVEFSNESQACTLTVQVVLRYGVRIPDVAAQIQEHVQASVEQYTGLRVAAVHVHVVGLSLREEDDESEGFGLPGKVSNLIQQGTDLVKQGYDTAKNKVQSAAQATKDAAAEAIGTAKEKTQQVVDAAAEKAQQGVEAVKDAAQSAYQASKDAAQQGAETVKDAANRAAEATKDAAQKAAEATKNTVEQVKDKVTSNAEVTPSEARVEDAKQTVKEGVESAKDAVQRGLEQAKEAVERGANVAKDAVDRASDKAKDQLRD; this is encoded by the coding sequence ATGGCCAACTTGGAGTACACCCTGGCGGAAAGCGGCACGATTCACATTGCAGAGGACGTGATTCAGACCATTGCAGGCGTCGCGCTCTCGGAGATTGACGGCGTGGCCAAAACGGGCGGCTCGGCCGTGAGCGGCCTCGCTGAGCAGATCACGGGCCGTCGCAACCTCACGCGGGGGGTCAAGGTCGAGTTTTCGAACGAATCGCAGGCGTGCACCCTCACCGTGCAAGTCGTGCTGCGCTACGGCGTCCGCATTCCCGACGTCGCAGCTCAAATTCAGGAGCACGTGCAGGCGTCGGTCGAGCAGTATACCGGTCTCCGCGTAGCCGCAGTTCACGTGCACGTCGTGGGATTGTCGCTTCGTGAGGAAGACGATGAAAGCGAGGGGTTTGGCTTGCCGGGCAAAGTATCCAATCTGATTCAACAAGGAACGGATCTAGTGAAGCAGGGCTACGACACGGCGAAAAACAAGGTTCAGTCCGCCGCACAGGCGACGAAGGACGCGGCCGCGGAGGCCATCGGAACGGCGAAGGAAAAGACCCAGCAGGTCGTGGACGCCGCAGCCGAAAAGGCGCAGCAGGGCGTGGAGGCCGTGAAGGACGCGGCGCAGTCCGCTTACCAAGCGTCTAAAGACGCGGCTCAACAAGGCGCCGAAACGGTGAAGGACGCGGCGAATCGGGCCGCGGAAGCCACCAAGGACGCGGCACAGAAGGCCGCCGAAGCGACGAAGAACACGGTCGAACAGGTGAAAGACAAAGTGACTTCGAACGCGGAAGTTACCCCTTCGGAGGCGCGCGTGGAGGACGCGAAGCAGACGGTGAAGGAAGGCGTGGAATCGGCGAAGGACGCCGTCCAGCGCGGGTTGGAGCAAGCCAAGGAAGCCGTGGAGCGTGGCGCCAACGTCGCAAAGGATGCGGTGGATCGAGCATCTGACAAAGCTAAGGACCAGTTGCGCGATTGA